A stretch of Spodoptera frugiperda isolate SF20-4 chromosome 6, AGI-APGP_CSIRO_Sfru_2.0, whole genome shotgun sequence DNA encodes these proteins:
- the LOC118267743 gene encoding spectrin beta chain isoform X16, producing the protein MTTDISVSRWDPSIGHGQEIIDEFEYDGGNSSSRLFERSRIKALADERESVQKKTFQKWVNSHLVRVGCRISDLYVDMRDGKQLIKLLEVLSGERLPRPTKGKMRIHCLENVDKALQFLREQRVHLENMGSHDIVDGNPRLSLGLIWTIILRFQIQDITIEETDNKETKSAKDALLLWCQMKTAGYNNVNVRNFTTSWRDGLAFNAIIHKHRPDLIQFDKLHRSNPMHNLNNAFNVAEEKLGLTKLLDAEDIAVDHPDEKSIITYVVTYYHYFSKMKQETVQGKRIGKVVGIAMENDKMMQEYESLTSDLLQWIERTIEALGDRTFANSLEGVRQQLIQFANYRTVEKPPKFVEKGNLEVLLFTLQSRMRAANQKPYTPREGKMIHDINRAWERLEKSEHERELALREELIRQEKLEQLAARFNRKAQMRETWLSENQRLVSQDNFGFDLAAVEAAAKKHEAIETDIFAYEERVQAVVAVCSELQAERYHDMERVCARRDNVLRLWAYLLELLRARRARLELSLQLQQNFQEMLYILDSMEEIKMRLLTDDYGKHLMGVEDLLQKHALVEADINVLGERVKVVVGQSQRFLEQEEGGYRPCDPAITVERIQQLENAYAELVHLAVERRKRLEDSRKLWQFYWDMADEENWIKEKEQIVSVDDIGHDLTTVYLLISKHKALEADVQAHEPQLMSVAAVGDELISQGHFGADRIQDRLRDILSQWNHLLDLVSLRKNRLDAAVRYHQLFADADDIDNWMLDTLRLVSSEDTGVDEAQVQSLLKKHKDVTDELKNYANVIQQLKQQAGTLSPVDATSAEVVSRLGAVDARHGELAELARLRKQRLLDALSLFKLLAEADAADQWIAEKDRMLDTMLPPKDIDDVEIMKHRYDGFDKEMNANASRVAVVNQLARQLIHVEHPQAARIQDRQAALNSAWSALREKAEGKKDELKSAQGVQTFHIECRETVSWIEDKKRILQQTDNLEMDLNGVMTLQRRLSGMERDLAAIQARISSLESEANAIEGDHPEEAQLIRDRVTMITENWEQLTQMLKERDAKLEEAGDLHRFLRSVDHFQAWLTKTQTDVASEDTPSNLAEAEKLLSQHQTIKEEIDNYKDEYAKMMEYGEKITAEPSTQDDPQYMFLRERLKALREGWAELQQMWENRQQLLAQSLELQLLQRDARQAEVLLAHQEHRLGKTEPPTNLEQAENMIKEHEAFLTTMEANDDKINSVVQFANRLVEERHFDADKIQRKAENIDARRNANREKALQQMEKLQDQLQLHQFLQDCDELGEWVQEKNVTAQDDTYRSAKTIHSKWTRHQAFEAEIAANKERLFAVQNAAEELMKQKPEFVEIISPKMSELQDQFENLQTTTKEKGERLFDANREVLLHQTCDDIDSWMNELEKQIENTDTGTDLASVNILMQKQQMIETQMAVKAKQVTELETQAEYLQKTVPDKMDEIKEKKKSVEQRFEQLKAPLLDRQRQLAKKKEAFQFRRDVEDEKLWVHEKMPQATTTDYGNSLFIVQMLQKKNQSLKTETDNHEPRILTVISNGQKLIDEGHEDTPEFKQLIEELTARWRELKDAIEERKNKLSQWEKAQQYLFDANEAEAWMSEQELYMMVEDRGKDEISAQNLMKKHEILEQAVDDYAHTIRQLGETVRHLTADEHPLSEQISVKQSQVDKLYAGLKDLAGERRAKLDEALRLFQLSREVDDLEQWITERELVASSQELGQDYDHVTLLWERFKEFARETQAVGSERVATAERIADQMIAMGHSDNATIAQWKEGLKETWQDLLELIETRTQMLAASRELHKYFHDCKDTLQRVNEKARGVSDELGRDAISVGALQRKHHNFMQDLSTLHQQVEAIRAECGRLGAMYAGEKAAEITRREAEVREAWAALSAACAARTTKLEDADHLYRFLNQVRTLTLWMDDVVRQMNTGEKPRDVSGVELLMNNHQSLKAEIDTREDNFSACISLGRELLARQHYASADIKEKLLQLTNQRNALLRRWEERWENLQLILEVYQFARDAAVAEAWLIAQEPYLMSQELGHTIDEVESLIKKHEAFEKSAAAQEDRFSALQRLTTFEVKEKKRRQEAAEAAEREKREREAAEAAAAAAAAQDAVDRAQTPEQQPQELGEPSPATPPATPATPATPVAVALTETDSPPRPSTSKQTPAKPARLSKGASPASEDEGVEGTLVRKHEWESAAKRASNRSWDKVYVVAKDGRMAFYKDQKAYKASPDAHWRGEAPLDLNGAVVEVAANYTKKKHVFRLRLSSGAEFLLQAHDEAEMSWWLESLRARAAAPAPRSHTLPAPHNAEPKRRSFFTLKKN; encoded by the exons CCACGCCCAACAAAAGGCAAGATGCGTATCCACTGCTTGGAGAATGTGGATAAAGCGTTGCAGTTCTTGCGCGAACAACGAGTGCATTTGGAGAATATGGGATCCCACGACATCGTTGACGGAAACCCGAGGCTCAGTCTCGGTCTCATTTGGACCATCATTTTGCGCTTCCAG ATCCAAGACATCACAATCGAAGAAACAGACAACAAGGAGACAAAATCAGCCAAGGATGCTTTACTTCTCTGGTGTCAAATGAAGACAGCTGGTTACAACAACGTGAATGTCCGAAACTTCACGACTTCATGGCGTGATGGGCTCGCGTTCAACGCGATCATACACAAGCACAGGCCCGACCTCATTCAGTTCGACAAACTGCACAGAAGCAATCCCATGCACAACTTGAACAATGCTTTCAATGTCGCTGAGGAGAAACTTGGACTCACCAAGCTGTTGGATGCTGAAG ATATCGCCGTCGACCACCCCGACGAGAAGTCAATCATCACATACGTGGTGACGTACTACCACTACTTCAGTAAGATGAAGCAGGAGACGGTGCAGGGCAAGAGGATCGGCAAGGTCGTCGGCATCGCCATGGAGAACGACAAGATGATGCAGGAGTACGAGTCGCTTACCAG CGATCTCCTGCAATGGATCGAGCGTACTATCGAAGCGCTCGGTGACCGAACGTTCGCGAACTCATTGGAGGGTGTGCGCCAGCAACTCATACAGTTCGCTAACTACCGCACTGTGGAGAAACCACCTAA GTTCGTGGAGAAGGGTAACCTGGAAGTCCTCCTATTCACCCTGCAGTCACGCATGCGCGCCGCCAACCAGAAGCCGTACACTCCTCGCGAGGGCAAGATGATCCACGACATCAACCGCGCCTGGGAGAGGCTCGAGAAGTCCGAACACGAGAGGGAACTCGCACTCCGAGAGGAACTCATCAGGCAGGAGAAACTTGAACAACTTGCTGCCAG ATTCAACCGCAAGGCTCAGATGCGTGAGACGTGGTTGTCTGAGAACCAGCGCCTGGTGAGCCAGGACAACTTCGGCTTCGACCTGGCCGCAGTGGAGGCGGCCGCTAAGAAGCACGAGGCCATCGAAACTGATATCTTCGCGTATGAAGAACGCGTGCAGGCTGTTGTTGCCGTCTGTTCTGAGTTGCAGGCTGAGAG ATACCACGACATGGAGCGTGTATGCGCGCGACGTGACAACGTGCTTCGTTTGTGGGCGTACCTGTTGGAGCTACTGCGGGCCCGGCGAGCGCGCCTCGAACTCAGTCTGCAGCTGCAACAGAACTTCCAG GAGATGCTATACATCCTGGACTCCATGGAGGAGATCAAGATGCGTCTGCTGACGGACGACTACGGCAAGCATCTCATGGGCGTCGAGGATCTACTGCAGAAACACGCGCTTGTAGAGGCTGATATCAATGTACTGGGAGAGAGGGTCAAG GTGGTAGTAGGCCAATCCCAGCGGTTCCTGGAGCAAGAGGAAGGTGGTTACAGGCCATGCGACCCCGCCATCACAGTGGAGCGCATTCAGCAACTCGAGAACGCTTACGCTGAACTTGTACACCTCGCCGTGGAACGCAG AAAGCGCCTGGAGGACAGCCGCAAGTTGTGGCAGTTCTACTGGGACATGGCGGACGAAGAGAACTGGATCAAGGAGAAGGAGCAGATCGTCTCCGTCGATGACATCGGTCATGATCTTACTACCG TGTACCTCCTGATCTCCAAACACAAGGCGTTGGAGGCGGACGTGCAGGCTCACGAGCCACAACTGATGAGTGTCGCCGCAGTCGGAGATGAACTCATCTCGCAAGGACACTTCGGAGCTGACAGGATACAG GATCGTCTCCGTGACATCCTGTCCCAATGGAACCACCTATTGGACCTGGTCTCCCTGCGTAAGAACCGCCTTGACGCGGCCGTGCGCTACCATCAACTCTTCGCTGATGCTGATGATATCGACAACTGGATGTTGGATACACTCAG GTTGGTGTCATCCGAAGATACCGGTGTTGATGAGGCTCAAGTACAGAGCTTGCTGAAGAAACACAAGGATGTTACCGACGAACTCAAGAACTACGCCAATGTTATCCAGCAGCTCAAACAACAG GCGGGCACGCTGTCCCCGGTGGACGCGACGAGCGCGGAGGTGGTGTCCCGTCTGGGCGCGGTGGACGCGCGGCACGGCGAGCTGGCGGAGCTGGCGCGGCTGCGCAAGCAGCGCCTGCTGGACGCGCTCAGCCTCTTCAAGCTGCTGGCCGAGGCCGACGCCGCCGACCAGTGGATCGCAGAGAAGGACCGCATGCTCGACACCATGCTGCCGCCCAAGGACATCGACGACGTCGAGATCATGAAGCACAG ATACGACGGTTTCGACAAGGAGATGAACGCCAACGCGTCCCGCGTGGCCGTGGTGAACCAACTGGCGCGGCAACTCATCCACGTGGAGCACCCGCAGGCCGCGCGCATACAGGACCGACAGGCCGCGCTCAACTCCGCATGGAGCGCGCTACGGGAGAAG GCGGAAGGCAAGAAGGACGAGCTGAAGTCCGCGCAGGGCGTGCAGACGTTCCACATCGAGTGCCGCGAGACTGTGTCCTGGATCGAGGACAAGAAGAGGATCCTGCAGCAGACCGACAACTTGGAGATGGATCTCAACG GTGTGATGACCCTCCAGCGTCGCCTGTCCGGTATGGAGCGCGACCTGGCCGCCATCCAGGCTCGCATCTCGTCCTTGGAGAGCGAGGCCAACGCCATCGAGGGAGACCATCCAGAGGAGGCACAGCTCATTCGCGACCGTGTCACCATGATCACGGAGAACTGGGAACAACTCACGCAGATG CTCAAAGAGCGCGACGCGAAGTTGGAGGAGGCTGGCGACTTGCACCGCTTCCTTCGCTCCGTGGATCACTTCCAGGCTTGGCTCACCAAGACACAGACCGATGTCGCTTCCGAGG ATACGCCATCGAACCTGGCGGAGGCGGAGAAGCTGTTGTCTCAGCACCAGACCATCAAGGAGGAGATCGACAACTACAAGGACGAGTACGCCAAGATGATGGAGTACGGAGAGAAGATCACTGCC GAGCCGTCCACCCAAGACGACCCGCAGTACATGTTCCTGCGCGAGCGGCTGAAGGCGCTGCGCGAGGGCTGGGCCGAGCTGCAGCAGATGTGGGAGAACAGGCAACAACTGCTCGCGCAGAGCCTCGAGCTGCAGCTGCTGCAGCGGGACGCCAGGCAGGCTGAGGTGCTACTGGCGCACCAGGAACACAG GTTAGGCAAGACCGAGCCACCAACCAACCTGGAGCAGGCCGAGAACATGATCAAGGAGCACGAGGCTTTCCTCACCACCATGGAGGCCAACGACGACAAGATCAACTCCGTCGTACAGTTCGCCAACCGCCTCGTCGAAGAGAGACACTTCGACGCCGACAAGATCCAGCGCAAGGCTGAGAACATCGACGCCAGGCGCAATGCCAACCGGGAGAAGGCACTCCAGCAGATGGAGAAACTCCAGGACCAGCTACAGCTGCACCAGTTCCTGCAGGACTGCGACGAGCTCGGAGAGTGGGTGCAGGAGAAGAATGTCACCGCTCAGGACGACACGTACCGCTCGGCCAAGACCATCCACTCCAAGTGGACCCGCCATCAAGCTTTCGAAGCAGAGATCGCGGCTAACAAGGAACGCCTGTTCGCAGTACAGAATGCTGCTGAAGAGCTCATGAAGCAGAAACCCGAATTTGTCGAAATCATCTCCCCGAAAATGTCCGAACTGCAAGATCAGTTTGAGAACCTGCAAACCACTACTAAGGAGAAGGGAGAACGCCTATTTGACGCCAACCGCGAAGTTTTGCTGCACCAGACTTGCGACGACATCGACTCATGGATGAACGAACTCGAGAAACAAATCGAGAACACCGACACCGGCACTGATCTGGCATCTGTGAACATTCTCATGCAGAAGCAACAGATGATCGAGACACAGATGGCCGTTAAAGCCAAGCAAGTCACCGAACTGGAGACTCAGGCTGAATATTTGCAGAAGACCGTCCCGGACAAGATGGACGAGATCAAGGAGAAGAAGAAGTCGGTGGAGCAGCGGTTCGAGCAGTTGAAGGCGCCATTGTTGGACCGCCAGCGTCAGCTGGCCAAGAAGAAGGAAGCCTTCCAGTTCCGTCGCGACGTCGAGGATGAGAAGCTCTGGGTGCACGAGAAGATGCCACAGGCCACCACTACGGACTACGGCAACTCTCTGTTCATCGTGCAGATGTTGCAGAAGAAGAACCAGTCGCTCAAGACTGAGACTGACAACCACGAGCCGAGGATCCTGACTGTAATCTCTAACGGACAGAAGCTGATTGATGAGGGACACGAGGATACGCCCGAGTTCAAGCAGCTTATTGAAGAACTTACCGCGAGGTGGCGAGAACTGAAGG ATGCCATCGAAGAACGCAAGAACAAACTGTCCCAATGGGAGAAGGCACAACAATACCTATTCGACGCGAATGAAGCAGAAGCATGGATGAGCGAACAGGAGCTGTACATGATGGTGGAAGACCGCGGCAAGGACGAGATCTCCGCGCAGAACTTGATGAAGAAGCATGAGATACTGGAACAGGCCGTCGATGACTACGCGCATACCATCAGGCAGCTTGGAGAGACTGTACGACACCTCACTGCTGATGAACATCCGCTCAG TGAGCAGATCTCAGTGAAGCAGTCTCAAGTAGACAAGCTGTATGCGGGTCTGAAGGACCTGGCAGGCGAGAGACGTGCCAAGTTGGACGAGGCGCTCCGCCTCTTCCAGCTGTCCAGGGAGGTTGATGACCTCGAGCAATGGATCACCGAGCGAGAACTTGTGGCTAGCTCGCAAGAACTTGGACAGGACTACGACCATGTTACC TTATTATGGGAGCGTTTCAAGGAGTTCGCCCGCGAGACCCAGGCGGTTGGGTCGGAGCGCGTGGCCACCGCGGAACGTATCGCCGACCAGATGATCGCCATGGGACACTCCGACAACGCCACCATCGCGCAGTGGAAGGAGGGACTCAAGGAGACCTGGCAGGACCTGCTCGAGCTTATTGAGACTAGGACACAG ATGTTGGCAGCGTCTCGCGAGCTGCACAAGTACTTCCACGACTGCAAGGACACGCTGCAGCGCGTGAACGAGAAGGCGCGCGGCGTCAGCGACGAGCTGGGCCGGGACGCCATCAGCGTCGGCGCGCTGCAGCGGAAGCACCACAACTTCATGCAGGACCTCAGCACTCTGCACCAACAG GTGGAGGCGATCCGCGCGGAGTGCGGTCGTCTGGGCGCGATGTACGCGGGCGAGAAGGCGGCGGAGATCACGCGGCGCGAGGCGGAGGTGCGCGAGGCGTGGGCCGCGCTGTCGGCGGCCTGCGCGGCCCGGACCACCAAGCTGGAGGACGCCGACCACCTCTACCGGTTCCTCAACCAGGTGCGCACGCTCACGCTCTGGATGGACGACGTCGTACGGCAGATGAACACCGGGGAGAAACCGCG TGACGTCAGCGGCGTAGAACTCCTAATGAACAACCACCAATCTCTGAAGGCGGAGATTGACACGCGCGAGGATAATTTCTCAGCTTGCATCTCATTGGGTCGCGAGCTATTAGCGCGGCAACACTACGCGTCCGCCGACATTAAGGAGAAGCTGCTGCAACTGACCAACCAACGGAACGCCTTGTTACGCCGCTGGGAGGAACGCTGGGAGAACCTTCAACTCA TCCTGGAGGTATACCAGTTCGCCCGCGACGCTGCAGTGGCGGAGGCCTGGCTCATAGCACAGGAGCCTTACCTAATGTCACAAGAACTTGGTCACACCATTGACGAAGTAGAATCTCTCATCAAGAAACACGAGGCCTTCGAGAAGTCCGCCGCAGCACAGGAGGACCGCTTCTCAGCTCTACAGAGGCTCACTACC TTCGAAGTGAAAGAGAAGAAGCGAAGACAGGAGGCTGCAGAAGCCGCGGAGAGGGAGAAGCGAGAGCGCGAGGCTGCCGAGGCtgcggccgccgccgccgccgcgcaggACGCCGTGGACAGGGCGCAGACCCCCGAGCAACAACCACAAG AGTTGGGCGAGCCGTCCCCCGCCACTCCCCCCGCGACCCCCGCGACCCCTGCGACCCCCGTGGCGGTCGCCCTCACCGAGACCGACTCCCCGCCCCGACCCTCGACCTCCAAGCAGACGCCCGCCAAACCTGCTCGCCTCTCCA AGGGCGCTAGTCCCGCGAGTGAGGACGAGGGCGTAGAGGGAACATTGGTGCGCAAACACGAGTGGGAGTCCGCCGCCAAACGAGCTTCCAACAG ATCATGGGACAAAGTGTACGTGGTGGCAAAGGACGGCCGCATGGCGTTCTACAAGGACCAGAAGGCGTACAAGGCGTCACCTGACGCGCACTGGCGCGGCGAGGCACCTCTCGACCTCAACGGCGCCGTCGTAGAGGTCGCCGCCAACTACACTAAGAAGAAGCATGTGTTCCGTCTTAG ACTGAGCAGCGGCGCGGAGTTCCTGCTGCAGGCGCACGACGAGGCGGAGATGTCGTGGTGGCTGGAGTCGCTgcgcgcgcgcgccgcggcGCCGGCGCCCCGCTCGCACACGCTGCCCGCGCCGCACAACGCCGAGCCCAAGCGGCGCTCCTTCTTCACGCTCAAGAAAAA CTAA